TTGCATACATCTTCTGATACGTCAAGATGTCGAATTTTCGCATTTTCTCTCTGTAGCTCTTATAGAATTTGTGAAGTTCGCTCATAGAATCTTCACGATGAACCATTTCATCAATCTTCCACGGTTGTAATTCGTCCATTGTTGGAGACTCGGACTCTTCCAAAATAGTAGGCAGACCCGTGGCTCTGACTTTCCGGATTTCCATTTTTAATTGTTCGATCAATTCTTGATGTTCCCACAGGGACTCTAATTTGTTTGCATCCCCAGAAGTGTCAACAATAGCTGTGTTTATTGACTTGGGATTTTCAGACTCTTGTGGACCATTTAGTAACTTGTCATCTTCTGTAACAAATTCAACCATGCCCAAATCTTCATGAATATCATTCTGGGATAAAAATTCTGAGTCATTTTTCTGGTCTTCTTGTTCTAATTCCCTTAACTCTTCCATTATATCACTATCACTGTCCTCAAAATCCTCAGATTCATGATTTTCTTCAGACATTTCAAGATTTTTTAAGTCTGAATCAATATCATGTAAAGGATCAAGCTCAAATTCACCACCAAAATCTTCATCTGACAAGAAGCCATCACTGTAGGAATTTACTAACCTGCTCATAAGCGAACGCATATGCTCAAAACCAACTGAAACAGTGTCTGAATCCGTACCCGAAGAATCTCTCTCTGATTGAAACAAAAATTCATCAGGAAAATCTGAATCACCCAAAAATTGTTTGCACCCAGTATCTGATTCTCCCTTGAAGAATTCCATTCCTTCAATTTCCTTTTGATGACCGTGGTGTTCAGGCACGCTTGTATGCTCCTCTTCCTCCTGAATGCCTTCTGTTTTATGCTGTGGTACTTCGTCCAAATCAAACACATCTTTCGTATCACAACCAATCTCTTCAGCATTCAGGTTCACAATCTCAGGTTCTTGAATTAAACTGCTAAAACTCTTTTCTTGTACAAAATCAGACGCGATAACTTCACCCGTTTCTGTCTTGTCTTTACTAAATTCCTCATAGGTTGggaatttgaacttgaaacaAAACTCAGTTTTCTCCTTATCGTCATTCTTGTCCCAATCCACTTTCTCAAAATCTTCAAACTTTGGTTCTAATTCTTGCTCAACCTTCACATTGTCGGATCGTTTCTGGTTATTTTCTTCAGGCAGAACTTCAAAAAATTCCGAATTGTCGTTTAAAGTAGCGTGACCCCTTCTTAATCTACAAAGTGAAAAATTAGGGATGATATAATcacaaacaacataaaaattactgaaaagaatgaaatttgatACCTGACTAACAATGTAGGGATGAAACTGAACAGAGgaaccaaaaagaaataaacagaGATGAATAGGATAGCGAGTAACAACAACAGATTCTGAAAGAATAAGCGATAATAGAAATCCATTTTCAAAGAAACCAGGAGGGTTGGGAGAAAGAATCCGCCATGGATTTTAACACCCAGTGGTGAAAAATTCAGTTTGAAGGAAAGGAAGAGAGGAAATCTGAAGGAAAACTCATAGCAGTTTTGAATTTTGCAGAGCAAGAAATCGACAGAGCACCTGTAAACAAATACAAagtcataaaagaaaaaaaaagttgaattttttttagtgtgGGTCGAGAAATTGAAACGTGACCTAACTGGAGAATTTCACAGATTTATGAGAGCTACCAGTCACCATCTTGgcctaaaaaaaaaattggagagaAGAATTGagtttgttatataaaaaatcGTCGACAGAATCGGAATTTATCAGTTGGACAAGTCCTCTTCTTCCTGCTTATTCTTTGCAGACGAAAATGTTGGAGAGTGGGCGTGGGGTTTGGGGGTAAATAAACAAATAGGGATAAATTGggttaaaaaggaaatttattttacCAAGTTGCAGTCGGCACTACCTTTtcctttaaattttatattttttata
This window of the Solanum pennellii chromosome 2, SPENNV200 genome carries:
- the LOC107011700 gene encoding uncharacterized protein LOC107011700 isoform X1, whose product is MDFYYRLFFQNLLLLLAILFISVYFFLVPLFSFIPTLLVRLRRGHATLNDNSEFFEVLPEENNQKRSDNVKVEQELEPKFEDFEKVDWDKNDDKEKTEFCFKFKFPTYEEFSKDKTETGEVIASDFVQEKSFSSLIQEPEIVNLNAEEIGCDTKDVFDLDEVPQHKTEGIQEEEEHTSVPEHHGHQKEIEGMEFFKGESDTGCKQFLGDSDFPDEFLFQSERDSSGTDSDTVSVGFEHMRSLMSRLVNSYSDGFLSDEDFGGEFELDPLHDIDSDLKNLEMSEENHESEDFEDSDSDIMEELRELEQEDQKNDSEFLSQNDIHEDLGMVEFVTEDDKLLNGPQESENPKSINTAIVDTSGDANKLESLWEHQELIEQLKMEIRKVRATGLPTILEESESPTMDELQPWKIDEMVHREDSMSELHKFYKSYREKMRKFDILTYQKMYAIGYLQKDPLKDPLQLLFNQKSSGPTLKSLLSQNIRLFKHKSHDIDPMVRFIKEMQSDLEVVYVGQMCLSWEFLHWQYMKALNLWDSDPRGIRKYNEVAGEFQQFQVLMQRFIENEPFQGPRVQYFIKSRYDLRNLLQVPVIRDDRMKDRNKARTKERAVFSITSDMLVEILEESIRIFWRFVKADKDCYSVMAKGQKGIHPEVQEQEDVELLLEIRKNLEKKEKKLQEVLRSGNCILRKFRKHREEDSDHVLYFFSQVDVKLVARVLNMPRLTKDQLVWCHNKLSRISFVRRKIHVEPSFLLFPC
- the LOC107011700 gene encoding uncharacterized protein LOC107011700 isoform X2; translation: MDFYYRLFFQNLLLLLAILFISVYFFLVPLFSFIPTLLVRLRRGHATLNDNSEFFEVLPEENNQKRSDNVKVEQELEPKFEDFEKVDWDKNDDKEKTEFCFKFKFPTYEEFSKDKTETGEVIASDFVQEKSFSSLIQEPEIVNLNAEEIGCDTKDVFDLDEVPQHKTEGIQEEEEHTSVPEHHGHQKEIEGMEFFKGESDTGCKQFLGDSDFPDEFLFQSERDSSGTDSDTVSVGFEHMRSLMSRLVNSYSDGFLSDEDFGGEFELDPLHDIDSDLKNLEMSEENHESEDFEDSDSDIMEELRELEQEDQKNDSEFLSQNDIHEDLGMVEFVTEDDKLLNGPQESENPKSINTAIVDTSGDANKLESLWEHQELIEQLKMEIRKVRATGLPTILEESESPTMDELQPWKIDEMVHREDSMSELHKFYKSYREKMRKFDILTYQKMYAIGYLQKDPLKDPLQLLFNQKSSEMQSDLEVVYVGQMCLSWEFLHWQYMKALNLWDSDPRGIRKYNEVAGEFQQFQVLMQRFIENEPFQGPRVQYFIKSRYDLRNLLQVPVIRDDRMKDRNKARTKERAVFSITSDMLVEILEESIRIFWRFVKADKDCYSVMAKGQKGIHPEVQEQEDVELLLEIRKNLEKKEKKLQEVLRSGNCILRKFRKHREEDSDHVLYFFSQVDVKLVARVLNMPRLTKDQLVWCHNKLSRISFVRRKIHVEPSFLLFPC